The region CGGAAGCCTAATAGTAAATGTTGTTCCCTTTCCAATCTCCTATATCACGAGCTTAAACCTTAATAGGCGACCAACCCTTTAACGAAGAATATTAAAGGTGGCGAATAAATCTAATAAATCATAAGAGGAGTGTTTTCTAAACTTAATCTACTTTCCTCGATCATCCGCGCCAATAGACCCTTCGCTAGACGTCATCTTGTTCCTTTTACTCACCCCATAAATCCCTGCCAAAGTACTCTTCTTAAGTTGGGACTTGTAAATATTTTCAAAATTGCATTCGTATGCCAGTCAAATTTTCCGTTCTGTGCTATATACGAAAGAAGGCCATCCTGTTCTGCTGCAACAAACAGTTCATCCAAAGACTTGTCATTCAATTTCGAATAAAACCTATGAAGATATTCTCCAATAATAATTTCTTTTCCTAGGATCTTTCTCCATTTCATCTCATATTCGGAAAGATTTTGTGCTTTAAAGAATCCGTTTTTGAAAGCTTTCCTTATCACTTCTGACGCTAATTCTGCGCTTATAAGACCATAGTAAATTCCCCCGCCAGTTGTTGTTTTGATCTGTCCGGCTGCTTCACCTATAACAATAATCCTATCGGAGTAGCTACGTGGGATAGTTCCATAAGCTATACCTCTTCTTTTAACTCCATTTATTTCTGAGCAAATCTCACTATACTTTCCAATTTCAGATAAGACGCTGTTTAAACCATCCATACCATGACCCTCGGTCATAACACCAACTCTAGTTCTACCTTCTGTAAGTGGTATCGCCCATCCAAAAAAACCAGTCGAATATTTCCCTCCCCAATAAATTCTTAAGCGCTCTATATCTTCGGTTAAGATTTCTAACTGAAGACCTTTGATTATTTTTTTGGGGCGACCCAGTCCAAGTGTGGTTTGAAGAGTATACTTAACTCCTGTGGCAATTACTCCAACATCTGCAAATACCTTGCGTTGGCCTTGTTCTGATTTGACGATAGCCTCTACATAGTTATCACTTACCGAAAGAGAAGAAACTCTTGTACTTAGCCAAATTTCTGCACCGTTTGCGATTGAAATTTCAGCTAACTCTTTATCA is a window of Thermodesulfobacteriota bacterium DNA encoding:
- a CDS encoding NAD(P)/FAD-dependent oxidoreductase, which codes for MSIQIKKGIWFDVIVVGGGPSGLLIASILAETGFSVALFDQNSEIGKDVVCSGVMSKEAFSRYDLPRQAIVGRLKEADLFSPGGGCISYVHPEEAVVVVDRHVFDKELAEISIANGAEIWLSTRVSSLSVSDNYVEAIVKSEQGQRKVFADVGVIATGVKYTLQTTLGLGRPKKIIKGLQLEILTEDIERLRIYWGGKYSTGFFGWAIPLTEGRTRVGVMTEGHGMDGLNSVLSEIGKYSEICSEINGVKRRGIAYGTIPRSYSDRIIVIGEAAGQIKTTTGGGIYYGLISAELASEVIRKAFKNGFFKAQNLSEYEMKWRKILGKEIIIGEYLHRFYSKLNDKSLDELFVAAEQDGLLSYIAQNGKFDWHTNAILKIFTSPNLRRVLWQGFMG